From a single Paenibacillus sp. FSL W8-0426 genomic region:
- the nrdF gene encoding class 1b ribonucleoside-diphosphate reductase subunit beta, with translation MQPIQAVNWNRPDDDFTLMFWNQNIMQFWIDDEIPLSDDKMTWVTLSDEEKEAYMKVLGGLTLLDTIQGGVGMPQIMEHVDGLQRKAVLGFMAMMEQIHAKSYSSIFTTLATTEEIDGIFRWVEQNPYLQKKASIIRQYYTSIETPKDLYMAMAASVLLESYLFYSGFFYPLYLAGQGKLTCSGEIIDLILRDESIHGVYVGVLAQEIYAGLDEAEQNELYQHLVDLIQTLHQNELRYTEELYTPIHLTDDVEAFLRYNANKAMMNLGFEPLFEDAEVNPIVLNGISTHTKQHDFFSKKGNGYVRALNVEPLTDDDFRFE, from the coding sequence ATGCAGCCTATTCAAGCCGTGAACTGGAATCGCCCGGATGATGATTTCACGCTGATGTTCTGGAATCAAAATATTATGCAATTTTGGATCGATGATGAAATCCCTCTATCCGATGACAAGATGACATGGGTAACGCTCAGCGATGAGGAAAAAGAAGCTTACATGAAAGTCCTTGGGGGATTAACCCTCCTGGACACCATTCAGGGCGGCGTGGGCATGCCGCAAATCATGGAACATGTCGATGGACTCCAACGCAAGGCCGTGCTTGGTTTTATGGCGATGATGGAGCAAATTCACGCCAAGTCGTACAGCAGCATTTTCACGACGCTGGCAACGACCGAGGAAATCGACGGAATTTTCCGGTGGGTCGAACAAAATCCGTATTTGCAAAAGAAAGCTTCGATCATCCGCCAGTACTACACCAGCATTGAAACGCCCAAAGACTTATACATGGCCATGGCCGCTTCCGTGCTTTTGGAAAGTTATTTGTTTTATAGCGGGTTCTTCTATCCGCTCTATTTGGCCGGGCAGGGCAAACTGACGTGCAGCGGTGAAATCATCGACCTGATCCTGCGGGATGAAAGCATTCATGGCGTATACGTGGGCGTGCTGGCCCAAGAAATATACGCCGGTTTGGACGAAGCGGAACAGAACGAGCTTTATCAGCACCTGGTCGATTTAATTCAGACCCTACATCAGAATGAATTGCGTTACACCGAAGAATTGTATACGCCGATTCATTTGACCGATGACGTGGAAGCTTTCCTTCGTTACAATGCCAACAAAGCGATGATGAACCTGGGCTTTGAGCCATTGTTCGAAGACGCGGAAGTAAACCCGATCGTATTGAACGGAATCAGCACCCACACCAAACAGCATGACTTTTTCTCCAAAAAAGGCAACGGATACGTTCGTGCGTTGAATGTAGAACCGCTGACGGATGACGATTTCCGCTTCGAGTGA